A portion of the Mycoplasmopsis mustelae genome contains these proteins:
- a CDS encoding ligand-binding sensor domain-containing protein, with protein MKFILLGLFLSVATTVVSSCVNSVNNYINSLGRKTVYFSDLIRLKQEKQNITTNNSIIFDQFFPKFSEFVNEYRNFSFLDGASNKRIKSISDFNELIINKINTLYKDFNLAKLMSDAKIKQIFESDFLKGQTLEKILEQNDILLFESSNAYSASFLNYFLIDTNDKKENQISILEINPEYVNNKFGYKVPQNLIASRNVFTAVLIPKAATYKIIETKQIENIKLLNDLYNEFKYKLDNFIKEYEIDKTLTLIQKIQQNQNVTFKPFSFLGKLNNESIKNLTINTEIESIENMDDFNKIILTPLQKIANDNALTIDTDKIRKYFEQEYIENRDIETTLKENKILVQRMIINKNYLSFNTPDQMVKYKQKDNNITIATISDRVFNYNFSLNEYTPKVNENEVLFQVLVVPKNSVIKLQGSLSYKEANDFLVKNKDLLPKQA; from the coding sequence ATGAAATTTATTTTATTAGGATTATTTTTATCTGTTGCTACTACTGTTGTTTCATCGTGCGTAAATTCAGTAAATAATTATATAAACTCACTCGGTAGAAAAACCGTGTATTTTAGTGATTTAATTAGGTTAAAACAAGAAAAACAGAATATAACAACAAATAACAGTATTATTTTTGACCAATTTTTTCCTAAATTTTCAGAATTTGTAAATGAATATAGAAACTTTAGTTTCTTAGATGGAGCCTCAAATAAAAGAATTAAATCTATTAGTGATTTTAATGAACTAATCATAAATAAAATCAACACATTATATAAAGACTTTAATTTAGCAAAATTAATGTCAGATGCAAAAATTAAACAAATCTTTGAATCGGACTTTTTAAAAGGACAAACGTTAGAAAAAATTCTTGAACAAAATGATATTTTATTATTTGAATCAAGCAATGCTTACTCAGCATCATTTTTAAATTACTTTCTTATAGATACAAATGATAAGAAAGAAAACCAGATAAGTATTCTCGAGATTAATCCAGAATATGTTAATAATAAATTTGGATATAAAGTACCACAAAATTTAATAGCAAGCAGAAATGTTTTTACGGCGGTATTGATACCAAAAGCTGCAACATATAAAATTATTGAAACAAAACAAATAGAAAACATTAAATTACTAAATGATTTATATAATGAATTTAAGTATAAATTAGACAACTTCATCAAAGAATATGAAATTGATAAAACACTGACATTAATTCAAAAAATTCAGCAAAATCAAAATGTTACATTTAAACCATTTTCTTTTTTAGGTAAATTAAATAATGAATCTATAAAGAATTTAACTATAAATACTGAAATTGAGTCAATAGAGAATATGGATGATTTTAACAAAATCATACTAACACCGCTACAAAAAATTGCAAATGATAATGCACTAACAATAGACACAGATAAAATTAGGAAGTATTTTGAACAAGAATACATAGAGAATAGAGATATTGAAACAACTTTAAAAGAAAATAAAATTTTAGTTCAAAGAATGATTATTAATAAAAATTATTTATCATTTAATACACCAGATCAAATGGTTAAATATAAACAAAAAGATAATAATATAACTATTGCTACAATATCGGATAGAGTTTTTAATTATAATTTTTCATTGAATGAATATACACCAAAAGTAAATGAAAATGAGGTTCTGTTCCAAGTTCTGGTAGTTCCTAAAAATTCTGTTATTAAACTTCAAGGCTCTTTAAGTTATAAAGAAGCAAATGACTTTTTAGTTAAAAATAAGGATTTGTTACCTAAACAAGCATAA
- a CDS encoding M17 family metallopeptidase: MIKVLTERQQQALLLKPAFQGDTFPSYVAQKEFYVTNNLSEKVAYVYLATKDQNLDAIKTWFREFSAKINFDYQIDLEAFAQRFCYKKLLRLFILGAYFVRATLFAKHSNPEQTQLKELSIYMQEVNEDARSVIEQMMLTAKAVTKVRNLQITPENFLNSEQLATEISNDFSGIPGLEVQVLTKKEIQDLNMGLLLSVNRGSTHEPRVVVVKYQGDIHSEEMLSFVGKGITFDTGGVNTKGYHMSGMKYDMSGSVIVAYAVKVLAQMCAKINVSAVMCITDNRLNGDASLPENVYQSMSGKWVEVVDTDAEGRLVLADGLFYAAEKLKATTLVDVATLTGTMLVTLGNIYTGVWSTSDTKWDLFNQAAVRMQEKVWRMPLHEDFNKGNKGSKVADLANWSKTVRSDSNQAALFLREFTKGVDFIHCDVAGTADINGEPQGVLVATLVEFALKLQN; this comes from the coding sequence ATGATTAAAGTTTTAACAGAAAGACAACAACAAGCATTATTGCTTAAACCAGCATTTCAAGGAGATACATTTCCAAGCTATGTGGCGCAAAAGGAATTTTATGTAACTAATAATTTATCTGAAAAAGTTGCGTATGTTTATTTAGCGACAAAAGATCAGAATTTAGATGCTATTAAAACCTGATTTAGAGAGTTTTCGGCAAAAATTAATTTTGATTATCAAATTGATTTGGAAGCATTTGCACAACGCTTTTGTTATAAAAAATTGCTGAGATTGTTTATCTTAGGAGCATATTTTGTAAGAGCAACCCTATTTGCAAAACATTCAAACCCAGAACAAACGCAGCTTAAAGAATTAAGCATTTATATGCAAGAAGTTAATGAGGATGCAAGATCAGTTATTGAACAAATGATGTTAACTGCCAAAGCAGTTACAAAAGTTCGCAATTTACAAATTACACCAGAAAACTTTTTAAATTCTGAACAATTAGCCACAGAAATAAGTAATGATTTTAGTGGAATTCCAGGCTTAGAAGTACAAGTCTTAACAAAAAAAGAAATTCAGGACTTAAATATGGGATTACTTTTATCAGTTAATCGAGGTAGCACTCACGAACCTAGAGTTGTGGTTGTTAAATATCAAGGAGACATACATAGTGAAGAAATGTTGTCATTTGTTGGTAAAGGAATTACTTTTGACACGGGTGGAGTAAACACTAAGGGGTATCATATGTCTGGAATGAAATATGATATGTCTGGTTCTGTGATTGTTGCTTATGCAGTTAAAGTGTTAGCACAGATGTGTGCAAAAATTAATGTTTCTGCCGTAATGTGCATCACTGATAATCGCTTAAATGGTGATGCATCATTACCTGAAAATGTTTATCAATCAATGAGTGGTAAATGAGTAGAAGTAGTTGACACCGATGCAGAAGGACGTTTAGTGCTTGCTGATGGGCTATTTTATGCGGCCGAGAAATTAAAAGCTACTACTTTGGTCGATGTTGCCACCTTAACCGGGACCATGTTAGTAACTTTAGGGAATATTTATACTGGAGTTTGATCAACTAGTGACACTAAATGAGATTTATTTAATCAAGCTGCAGTTAGAATGCAGGAAAAAGTTTGAAGGATGCCGCTTCATGAAGATTTTAATAAAGGAAACAAAGGTTCAAAAGTTGCAGATTTAGCAAACTGATCTAAGACAGTGCGCTCTGATTCCAATCAAGCAGCACTATTTTTAAGAGAATTTACTAAAGGGGTGGATTTTATTCATTGTGATGTTGCAGGAACTGCAGATATTAATGGTGAACCACAAGGTGTTTTAGTTGCAACTTTAGTAGAATTTGCTTTAAAATTACAAAATTAA
- a CDS encoding S8 family serine peptidase — protein sequence MKKKVKLLLGVSLFAVSISPVFIFNRQQKNDGKMWFEKTNRLNLEVRETFNLQKSLLSTDVEKKIDNDFELKLLLNHNFDSSDDFFDSKYIKEQNEEFIESLKRDGLNFIQYIISDETPIVWMYFDTEKQREEFVNKTKENKKIYKFILFKNTQIHTSQMVNYHHDWYYNDGYGGGYYYDDTKYDILNKDDAFKILNFTKQRERDLITTGSTNSRIGVFEINYGFNKSITNNFDKNGIEFLQDKYSTEKKHPILVSSIAAGDEGFDTKSKILFSDFTNKQGEWQKRLENMVKDRKLKLINHSYGRGDDTVFKLYNEESYVLDYLSRKYGVINVFSAGNENNDKEVASDKDIKVRGWINDDQLAYNSIVVGALNDNYNFNIKENRLADYSNYKLDPNNPQVAKPFVVAPGSYKFKYKNETQNGTSFAAPAITGIISTLLRTNPGIDIDTHRIPAVKSILSASSIATTDENQKINKNGFSNKYGAGIPNYEKMLIAVKNLNLITEDYGNTNNEISRNNIFFVEKGKTIKASLSWLFNAGLLNDKEGIPNYNPNVNWWFFLGLLGGTIANAVEIERLKKDTNNWNLSHKDEDWLKMNETRKRQDSWFSNYDLFLEKYNQNSGWKVIASSESTSSNDELITYKTTDSGNYRLVVRRKSSALFKNSVPDRLAFTYVIQD from the coding sequence ATGAAAAAGAAAGTTAAGTTATTATTAGGTGTATCACTATTTGCAGTTAGTATTTCACCAGTTTTTATATTTAATCGTCAACAAAAAAATGATGGAAAAATGTGGTTTGAAAAAACAAACAGACTAAATTTGGAGGTTAGGGAGACCTTTAATTTACAAAAAAGTTTATTATCTACTGATGTAGAAAAGAAAATAGATAATGACTTTGAATTAAAATTACTTTTAAATCATAATTTTGATTCAAGCGATGATTTTTTTGATTCTAAGTACATTAAGGAGCAAAATGAAGAATTTATTGAATCACTAAAAAGAGATGGTTTAAATTTTATACAATACATCATTAGTGATGAAACACCGATTGTTTGAATGTATTTTGATACAGAAAAACAAAGAGAAGAGTTTGTAAATAAAACAAAAGAAAATAAAAAAATATATAAATTTATATTATTTAAAAACACACAAATTCATACTTCTCAAATGGTAAACTATCACCATGATTGATACTATAATGATGGTTATGGTGGTGGTTATTATTATGATGATACAAAATATGATATCTTAAACAAAGATGATGCTTTTAAAATATTAAATTTTACAAAACAAAGGGAAAGGGATTTGATTACAACTGGTTCTACGAATTCACGAATTGGTGTTTTTGAAATTAATTATGGGTTTAACAAAAGCATAACTAATAATTTTGATAAAAATGGAATAGAATTTTTACAAGATAAATATTCAACAGAAAAAAAACACCCTATATTGGTTTCATCAATTGCAGCAGGTGATGAAGGTTTTGACACCAAATCAAAGATTTTGTTTTCTGATTTCACTAATAAACAAGGTGAATGACAAAAGCGATTAGAAAACATGGTAAAAGACAGAAAATTGAAGTTAATCAATCATAGTTATGGTAGAGGCGACGACACTGTTTTTAAACTATATAACGAGGAAAGTTATGTCTTAGATTATCTTTCAAGAAAATACGGTGTAATAAATGTTTTTTCAGCAGGAAATGAAAACAATGATAAAGAGGTTGCGAGTGATAAAGACATAAAAGTGAGGGGATGAATAAATGATGATCAATTAGCATACAATTCCATAGTTGTTGGTGCTCTTAATGATAACTATAATTTTAATATAAAAGAAAATAGACTAGCAGATTATTCTAATTATAAATTAGATCCTAATAATCCACAAGTAGCAAAACCTTTTGTTGTCGCTCCTGGTTCGTATAAATTTAAATATAAGAATGAGACACAAAACGGAACAAGTTTTGCTGCACCCGCAATAACAGGTATTATTTCCACTTTATTAAGAACTAATCCGGGTATAGATATTGATACTCATAGAATTCCGGCAGTTAAAAGTATTTTAAGTGCTTCATCAATTGCTACTACAGATGAGAATCAAAAAATAAATAAAAATGGGTTTAGCAATAAGTATGGTGCCGGCATACCTAATTATGAAAAGATGCTTATAGCGGTTAAAAATTTAAACTTAATAACAGAAGATTATGGAAATACAAATAACGAAATATCAAGAAATAATATTTTCTTTGTTGAAAAAGGTAAAACAATAAAAGCATCATTATCTTGGTTGTTTAATGCTGGTTTACTTAATGACAAAGAAGGAATCCCGAATTATAATCCAAACGTTAATTGATGATTCTTTTTAGGCTTACTAGGAGGAACTATCGCTAACGCAGTAGAAATTGAAAGACTAAAAAAAGATACAAATAACTGGAATTTATCTCATAAGGATGAAGATTGATTAAAAATGAACGAAACAAGAAAAAGACAAGATTCTTGATTTTCTAATTATGATTTATTTTTAGAGAAATATAATCAAAATTCGGGTTGAAAAGTTATAGCAAGTTCAGAATCTACTTCATCTAATGATGAATTAATTACGTATAAGACTACAGATTCTGGAAATTATAGATTAGTAGTAAGAAGAAAAAGTTCAGCATTATTTAAAAATTCTGTTCCAGATAGGTTGGCTTTTACATATGTTATTCAAGATTAA
- a CDS encoding YigZ family protein, translating to MTKQKDIPIIQTESVVKRSKFIGYCMEVHEKSCVSNFIKNIVKGDHKDATHITYAYVINENGAETAAFSDGGEPKNTAGKRIFELIQLKNLKNILVVVVRYFGGQKLGASGLIRAYRKLASDAINMYMNRKGTKND from the coding sequence ATGACTAAGCAAAAAGATATTCCGATTATACAAACAGAGTCAGTAGTTAAAAGATCTAAATTTATTGGATATTGTATGGAAGTTCACGAAAAAAGTTGTGTTTCTAATTTTATAAAAAATATTGTTAAAGGTGACCATAAAGATGCAACTCATATCACTTATGCATATGTTATAAATGAAAACGGAGCGGAAACGGCAGCATTTAGTGATGGAGGTGAACCAAAAAATACTGCAGGAAAAAGGATTTTTGAATTAATTCAATTGAAGAATTTAAAGAATATTTTAGTAGTTGTAGTGAGATATTTTGGCGGACAGAAATTAGGTGCAAGCGGATTAATTCGTGCATACCGTAAATTAGCATCTGATGCAATTAACATGTATATGAACAGGAAAGGAACAAAAAATGATTAA